TAGCTCCGTCATGAGCCGCAGCCATTGTTTTGCCATTTCAGATCCCCCTGTTCATCTCCGAGCCGTCTTGGCCGGAACCTGTCCGGCCGCTCTGAACTATATTGACACAGAATGTGACGTAAATCAATACAGTGGACGATCGAGTGAACGTTCGGTGTCTGCTGAAGGCATCCGTTCAAGAAGCCACCGGGCGTAAGCCATTGGCTGAGTGTACGTTTCCTTCCAGACATTGTTCATGCCTGCCTGACTGAAGCCGTAGCGCTGGTCGCGACCGTTGCACTCGATAAAAAAAATGTTGCCCTCTTGGGTGATACCCAGATCCAAACCGACGTCAGCAAGCCGGGGAAGGCTCTGTGCCAGTCGGTGAACGATTTGTAACGCGAGTCTCTCCAGTTCATTCATCAAACGGGCTATATTCGAGACTTTAGCCGCCTGTGCCTGTGCCTGTGACAACACCTCCGGTAAGGAACGGGCTGTACCGCCCTGTGCCACATTGGATACAAAGGTGTGGGAAGGGGCAATTTTGGCAAACATGCCTGTCACCCCCCAGATGCCGCCATATCCACGCTGAACGGTCACACGGATATCAAAGGGACGATTGTTGTACAAAGCAAGCGGTATGGTTTCCTGTACGATGTGAGGCACATGCAGCAGTCGCTTGTGCAGAAATAAAGGCAGTTCTCCGACATGTAAGCGTAGCGTGGACCAGCGCTCACG
This DNA window, taken from Paenibacillus kribbensis, encodes the following:
- a CDS encoding YheC/YheD family protein → MLHVGVMLNPVAYRGIPAMKTRYESIANYEDAGLSYELIPCFLRLEDIHIVTGTCRAFVKHGNEYRQMILPLPPVIHNRTLYRHNENASDIHRLVQKGIYIFNEQNRFRKDHIHAILQEDPLLRIHLPKTLQGNLSSIHSLMEQTGDVVIKPSSGSVGRGIMRLRHSRGHWTLQCAHPSKRERWSTLRLHVGELPLFLHKRLLHVPHIVQETIPLALYNNRPFDIRVTVQRGYGGIWGVTGMFAKIAPSHTFVSNVAQGGTARSLPEVLSQAQAQAAKVSNIARLMNELERLALQIVHRLAQSLPRLADVGLDLGITQEGNIFFIECNGRDQRYGFSQAGMNNVWKETYTQPMAYARWLLERMPSADTERSLDRPLY